A stretch of Gemmatimonadaceae bacterium DNA encodes these proteins:
- a CDS encoding protein kinase codes for MTDIRDQLQTTLGDAYTLERELGGGGMSRVFVAHERALGRTVVVKVIAPELAEGVSAERFAREVKLAARLQQANIVPVLSTGSSGSLPYYTMPFVTGESLRARIAGGAALGVAQAVSILRDVARALAYAHSQGVVHRDIKPENILLSGGTAVVTDFGIAKALSASRTLDGSANSSTSASLTQAGGSIGTPAYMAPEQAVGADVDLRADIYAWGVVAYELLTGTHPFAGKVNSAQMIAAHLSETPAAVTSRNRDVPTALDDLVQRCLSKDPTHRPANAEEVLQSLDGVVTPSGATGARSHSVRTMPRRSPRSVAIAAGVLVVAIVAAVWVKTRQPLGNSRGYAAVAAAPASAATNRSIAVLPLANLSGDKADDFFGIGLAEEMTRALSKTGVRVIGRSSAGALQARGLDESAIARELGVGSLLTGSVQRAAGQVRVNVSLVSATDGAVTWTEKYDRPLTNVFALQDEIARAVATKLLGALGGVRATGPTRVETADPEAYALYLQGQVLFGRRTVQTVRQSIALFERAVARDPQFARAHAALGLALSSIPFYEQGTARTMAPLAIAAARKAIAIDSTVAEAWGAIASAQMGIFENAEADRTYRRAQALDSSIAILWGWHALNLVHMGRFAEARDRAARAQSAEPASLIARTWGAQLLMTERRYREVDSATRSILSMDSTYALAWDARAEALSYLGRHDEAILALQRNLEQLPKNLPNQTEGILAFVLARAGRAADARRAMENLRNKNGGEMPAMGVLAAALEQLGDHAAALAMIERAVKQPDSWLQMYNRAERYDALRRDPRAEAIMASFER; via the coding sequence ATGACCGATATCCGCGACCAACTCCAGACCACCCTTGGTGACGCCTACACGCTCGAGCGCGAGCTCGGCGGCGGCGGCATGTCGCGCGTGTTCGTGGCGCATGAGCGCGCGCTTGGCCGAACCGTGGTGGTCAAGGTCATTGCCCCCGAGTTGGCCGAGGGCGTCAGCGCGGAGCGATTCGCGCGGGAAGTGAAGCTCGCGGCACGATTGCAGCAGGCGAATATCGTGCCGGTATTGAGTACGGGGAGCTCGGGATCGTTGCCGTATTACACGATGCCGTTCGTCACCGGCGAATCGCTACGGGCGCGCATTGCCGGTGGTGCGGCGCTCGGTGTGGCTCAGGCGGTGAGCATCCTGCGCGACGTGGCGCGCGCGCTGGCCTACGCGCATTCGCAAGGCGTGGTGCATCGCGACATCAAGCCGGAGAATATCCTGTTGTCGGGTGGCACCGCCGTCGTCACCGATTTCGGCATTGCCAAGGCGCTCAGCGCCTCGCGCACCCTTGATGGCAGTGCCAACAGCAGCACGAGTGCTTCGCTCACGCAGGCGGGCGGGTCGATCGGTACGCCTGCCTATATGGCGCCCGAACAGGCCGTTGGCGCCGACGTGGATTTGCGCGCCGACATTTACGCCTGGGGCGTCGTTGCGTACGAGTTGCTGACCGGTACGCATCCGTTCGCCGGGAAAGTGAATTCGGCGCAGATGATTGCGGCGCACCTGTCGGAAACGCCGGCCGCCGTGACGTCGCGCAACCGGGACGTGCCGACGGCACTGGACGATCTGGTGCAGCGGTGTCTGTCCAAGGACCCGACACATCGGCCGGCCAATGCGGAAGAAGTACTGCAGTCGCTGGACGGTGTGGTGACCCCCTCGGGCGCCACGGGTGCTCGCAGCCATTCGGTACGCACCATGCCACGGCGGTCGCCACGCAGCGTGGCGATCGCCGCCGGTGTCCTGGTGGTGGCCATCGTCGCGGCGGTCTGGGTGAAGACACGGCAGCCGCTGGGGAATTCCCGCGGGTACGCCGCGGTCGCTGCGGCGCCGGCGAGCGCGGCGACGAATCGCTCAATCGCCGTGCTGCCGTTGGCCAATCTGAGCGGCGACAAGGCCGATGATTTCTTCGGTATCGGACTCGCCGAGGAGATGACGCGCGCACTGTCCAAGACCGGTGTGCGGGTGATCGGACGCTCCAGTGCCGGTGCGCTCCAGGCGCGCGGCCTGGACGAAAGCGCGATTGCCAGGGAACTCGGCGTGGGGTCGCTGCTCACCGGCAGTGTGCAGCGCGCAGCAGGGCAGGTGCGTGTGAACGTGTCGCTGGTGTCGGCGACGGATGGCGCGGTGACGTGGACGGAGAAGTACGATCGGCCGCTGACGAATGTCTTCGCGTTGCAGGACGAGATTGCGCGCGCCGTGGCGACCAAACTGCTTGGCGCGCTCGGTGGGGTGCGCGCGACAGGGCCGACGCGTGTTGAGACCGCCGACCCCGAAGCGTACGCGTTGTATTTGCAGGGACAGGTGTTGTTCGGACGCCGGACCGTGCAAACGGTGCGCCAGTCGATTGCGCTGTTCGAACGTGCGGTGGCTCGCGATCCGCAGTTCGCTCGCGCGCACGCGGCGCTGGGGCTGGCGTTGTCATCCATCCCGTTCTACGAACAAGGCACGGCACGCACCATGGCGCCGCTGGCCATCGCGGCCGCACGAAAGGCCATCGCCATCGATTCCACCGTGGCCGAGGCCTGGGGGGCCATCGCTTCGGCACAGATGGGCATTTTCGAGAACGCTGAGGCCGACAGGACGTACCGGCGAGCGCAAGCGCTCGATTCCAGTATTGCCATTCTCTGGGGCTGGCACGCGCTCAATCTTGTCCACATGGGACGCTTCGCCGAAGCCCGTGACCGCGCCGCGCGCGCACAGTCGGCGGAACCCGCGTCATTGATCGCCCGGACATGGGGCGCACAGCTGCTCATGACCGAGCGTCGCTACCGTGAGGTCGACTCCGCCACGCGATCGATCTTGTCCATGGACTCGACATACGCGTTGGCTTGGGATGCTCGCGCCGAGGCGCTGAGCTATCTCGGACGGCACGATGAGGCGATTCTCGCGCTGCAGCGCAACCTGGAACAACTGCCGAAGAATCTTCCGAATCAGACCGAAGGCATTCTCGCGTTCGTTCTCGCCCGGGCCGGGCGCGCCGCAGATGCGCGGCGGGCCATGGAGAACTTGCGCAACAAGAATGGTGGCGAGATGCCGGCCATGGGCGTGCTGGCCGCGGCGCTGGAACAGCTGGGTGATCACGCGGCCGCGCTGGCGATGATTGAACGTGCCGTGAAACAACCTGACAGCTGGCTGCAGATGTACAACCGCGCTGAGCGCTACGACGCGCTTCGCCGTGACCCTCGCGCCGAAGCGATCATGGCGAGTTTCGAGCGGTAG
- a CDS encoding fumarate hydratase: MTTIMQSDFIQSIADALQHISYYHPADYISALAVAYEREQSPAAKDAIAQILTNSRMCAEGHRPICQDTGIVVVFLKIGMNVRWDATMSVQEMVDEGVRQAYLLPENVLRASIVSDPAFSRKNTRDNTPAVVHCEMVPGDTVEVKLAAKGGGSENKSKFAMLNPSDSIVDWVMKTVPTMGAGWCPPGMLGIGIGGTAEKAMLMAKESLMEHIDMAELKARGPRNKIEELRIELHDKVNALGIGAQGLGGLSTVLDVKIFDYPTHAASKPIAMIPNCAATRHAHFTLDGSGVAELPIPRLSDWPDVTWKADVNAIRVDLNTLTPEIVATWKAGDRLLLNGKLLTGRDAAHKRIADLFASGEGLPAGVDFTNRMIYYVGPVDPVRDEAVGPAGPTTATRMDKFTEMMLAKTGLIAMIGKAERGPTGLEAIRKHKAAYLMAVGGAAYLVSKAIRASRVVAFGELGMEAIYEFDVEEMPVTVAVDAAGSNVHETGPREWQEKIRQLPILVG; encoded by the coding sequence ATGACCACCATCATGCAATCCGACTTCATTCAGTCGATCGCCGACGCGCTCCAGCACATCTCGTACTATCACCCGGCCGACTACATCTCGGCGCTCGCTGTGGCGTACGAGCGGGAGCAAAGCCCCGCCGCCAAGGACGCCATCGCGCAGATTCTCACCAACTCACGCATGTGCGCCGAGGGGCATCGCCCGATTTGCCAGGACACCGGCATCGTGGTGGTGTTCCTCAAGATCGGCATGAACGTGCGCTGGGATGCGACGATGTCGGTGCAGGAAATGGTGGATGAAGGGGTGCGCCAAGCGTACCTGCTTCCCGAAAATGTGTTGCGGGCGTCAATCGTGTCCGACCCGGCGTTTTCCCGCAAGAACACGCGCGACAACACCCCCGCCGTGGTGCACTGCGAAATGGTGCCCGGCGATACCGTCGAAGTGAAGTTGGCCGCCAAGGGCGGAGGATCTGAGAACAAGTCCAAGTTCGCCATGCTCAACCCCAGCGATTCCATCGTGGATTGGGTGATGAAGACCGTGCCCACCATGGGTGCGGGTTGGTGTCCGCCAGGGATGTTGGGCATTGGCATCGGCGGCACCGCCGAAAAGGCGATGCTGATGGCCAAGGAGTCGCTGATGGAGCACATCGACATGGCGGAACTCAAGGCGCGTGGCCCCCGAAATAAGATCGAAGAGCTGCGCATCGAATTGCACGACAAAGTGAACGCACTGGGTATCGGCGCACAGGGGCTGGGCGGACTCTCCACGGTGCTGGACGTGAAGATTTTCGACTACCCCACGCACGCCGCGTCCAAACCGATCGCCATGATTCCGAATTGCGCCGCCACCAGACACGCCCATTTCACGCTGGACGGATCAGGGGTGGCCGAGTTGCCGATTCCGCGTCTGTCCGATTGGCCGGATGTCACGTGGAAGGCCGACGTGAACGCGATTCGGGTGGATCTCAACACGCTCACTCCGGAAATCGTCGCCACGTGGAAGGCCGGTGATCGTCTGCTGCTGAATGGCAAGTTGCTCACCGGACGCGACGCGGCACACAAGCGTATCGCCGATCTGTTTGCATCGGGCGAAGGCCTGCCCGCCGGCGTGGACTTCACCAATCGCATGATCTACTACGTGGGTCCGGTGGACCCAGTGCGCGACGAAGCCGTGGGACCAGCGGGTCCGACCACTGCCACGCGCATGGACAAGTTCACCGAGATGATGCTGGCCAAGACCGGCTTGATTGCGATGATCGGCAAGGCCGAGCGCGGACCAACGGGACTGGAAGCCATTCGCAAGCACAAGGCCGCATATTTGATGGCGGTGGGCGGCGCGGCCTATCTGGTGTCCAAAGCCATTCGGGCGTCGCGAGTGGTAGCGTTCGGCGAGCTGGGGATGGAGGCGATTTATGAGTTTGATGTGGAAGAAATGCCGGTGACGGTGGCGGTGGACGCTGCCGGAAGCAACGTGCACGAGACGGGCCCGCGCGAATGGCAGGAGAAGATTCGGCAGTTGCCGATTCTGGTCGGCTGA
- a CDS encoding serine/threonine protein kinase, with amino-acid sequence MSDAMLQAEVQAALGDHFTLERELPRGGMSRVFVATENALRRRVVIKVLAPELAATLSTERFKREIALAARLQHPHIVPLLSAGLAGSHLYYTMPFVDGESLRQRMDRERPMAFGDIATILTEVAGALAYAHTEGVVHRDIKPENVMFFHGQAVVLDFGIGKALISASTSETEVLRITQVGMSLGTPTYVAPEQAAADPALDHRADLYALGVVAYEMITGHPPFSSRSPQVVIEAHAKQKPDPITGRRPDVPKHLAAIVMRCLEKRPADRPASGEDIVTALTTAITRRHSGGGPVIEKIANAPLWVPWAVAGFTTLAAIVLAVLYATR; translated from the coding sequence ATGTCAGACGCGATGCTGCAGGCTGAAGTACAAGCGGCGCTGGGGGACCACTTCACGCTGGAGCGCGAGTTGCCGCGCGGTGGCATGTCGCGCGTCTTCGTGGCCACCGAAAACGCGTTGCGTCGTCGTGTGGTCATCAAGGTGCTGGCGCCGGAGTTGGCGGCCACGTTGTCCACCGAGCGATTCAAGCGGGAAATCGCGCTGGCCGCGCGCCTGCAGCATCCGCACATCGTGCCGCTGCTGTCTGCGGGTCTCGCCGGGTCCCATTTGTACTACACCATGCCCTTCGTGGACGGGGAGTCGTTGCGGCAGCGCATGGATCGCGAACGCCCGATGGCCTTCGGCGACATCGCCACCATTCTCACGGAAGTGGCGGGCGCGCTGGCATATGCGCACACGGAAGGCGTTGTACACCGCGACATCAAGCCGGAGAACGTGATGTTCTTTCACGGCCAGGCGGTGGTGCTGGATTTCGGCATTGGCAAGGCGCTCATCAGCGCCTCCACATCGGAAACCGAAGTCCTGCGCATTACGCAGGTGGGAATGAGTCTGGGGACTCCCACCTATGTGGCGCCTGAGCAGGCCGCGGCGGATCCAGCACTGGATCATCGGGCCGACTTGTATGCGCTGGGTGTCGTGGCGTATGAAATGATCACCGGTCATCCGCCATTCTCGAGCCGGTCACCGCAGGTGGTGATTGAGGCGCACGCCAAGCAGAAACCCGACCCGATCACGGGGCGTCGCCCCGACGTGCCGAAGCATCTGGCCGCCATTGTCATGCGGTGTCTGGAGAAGCGTCCGGCGGATCGCCCGGCCAGTGGCGAGGACATCGTGACGGCACTTACGACGGCGATCACGCGACGTCATTCAGGCGGCGGACCCGTGATTGAAAAGATCGCCAACGCGCCGCTCTGGGTGCCGTGGGCTGTGGCCGGGTTCACCACGCTCGCAGCGATCGTGTTGGCCGTGTTGTACGCGACACGGTAA